The Amycolatopsis sp. 195334CR genome window below encodes:
- a CDS encoding glycosyltransferase, translating to MARVVVLASGSDGDVLPYLGLGRQLAEAGHPVTVAAVARFGEAITGAGLGFHRLSSTDPRKVTASSRKSPMRLMVDGLREQVPEMIDAAGHADVLLCPMSTLIFGNSLAEANGIPCLALPLQPAAPTREMSPALFGGRDLGPWLNRGTGELFVHLGPRMFAKPLAELRTRLGLDGKFTPDPHQRMLHGVSPIVVPRPRDWRPEQEMVGFWWPHSTAEPPAELVAFLDNGPPPVYFSFGSVVAGKAGRGQQALTDAIRRSGLRAIVHTGWGDLAASGENVLAVGHVPHEWLLPRVAAVVHHASAGTTAAVLRAGVPSVPVPFSNDQPFWAKRLAELGTAPGVLPARKLTGDALAAKIAEAPTYTRRAAGIAAELRDEDGAARVIEVVEQVTEGVTTG from the coding sequence ATGGCGCGCGTGGTGGTCCTGGCCAGTGGCAGCGACGGGGACGTGCTGCCCTACCTCGGCCTGGGCAGGCAGCTCGCCGAAGCCGGGCACCCGGTGACGGTCGCGGCGGTGGCGCGGTTCGGCGAGGCGATCACCGGCGCCGGGCTGGGATTCCACCGGCTGTCCTCGACCGATCCCCGGAAGGTCACCGCGAGCAGCCGGAAGTCACCGATGCGGCTGATGGTGGACGGCCTGCGCGAGCAGGTGCCGGAGATGATCGACGCCGCCGGGCACGCCGACGTGCTGCTCTGCCCGATGTCCACGTTGATCTTCGGCAACAGCCTCGCCGAAGCCAACGGCATCCCGTGCCTCGCGCTGCCGTTGCAGCCCGCCGCGCCGACCCGCGAGATGTCCCCCGCCCTGTTCGGCGGCCGCGATCTGGGACCGTGGCTCAACCGCGGGACGGGCGAACTCTTTGTCCACCTGGGACCCCGGATGTTCGCGAAACCGCTGGCCGAACTGCGCACGCGCCTCGGGCTCGACGGCAAGTTCACCCCGGACCCGCACCAGCGCATGCTGCACGGCGTCAGCCCGATCGTGGTGCCGCGCCCGCGCGATTGGCGCCCGGAACAGGAGATGGTCGGCTTCTGGTGGCCGCATTCCACCGCGGAACCACCCGCCGAGCTGGTCGCCTTCCTCGACAACGGCCCGCCACCGGTCTACTTCAGCTTCGGCAGCGTGGTCGCCGGCAAGGCCGGACGCGGACAACAAGCGCTCACCGACGCGATCCGGCGCAGCGGACTGCGGGCGATCGTGCACACCGGCTGGGGCGACCTGGCCGCCTCCGGCGAGAACGTGCTCGCGGTCGGTCACGTGCCCCACGAATGGCTCCTGCCGCGCGTCGCCGCCGTGGTGCACCACGCCAGTGCGGGCACCACCGCCGCGGTGCTGCGCGCGGGCGTGCCGTCGGTGCCCGTGCCGTTTTCGAACGACCAGCCGTTCTGGGCGAAGCGCCTGGCCGAGCTGGGCACCGCGCCGGGCGTGCTCCCGGCGCGCAAGCTCACCGGGGACGCGCTCGCGGCGAAGATCGCCGAGGCGCCGACCTACACTCGACGAGCCGCCGGGATCGCGGCGGAACTGCGGGACGAGGACGGAGCCGCGCGCGTGATCGAGGTCGTGGAACAGGTCACCGAAGGGGTCACCACCGGATGA
- a CDS encoding SRPBCC domain-containing protein codes for MAFPDRIERTVELAQPPAKVWAALTTAEGLGTWFGNQATIDLRPGGSAQLKWDTGDAADLRVERVEEPSVFGFTWHIYGLPEGDPRRTYVEFTLEPVDAGTRLTVVESGFGQLSADDHEKAFGGNVKGWAAELGELIEYLDAA; via the coding sequence ATGGCATTCCCCGACCGCATCGAGCGGACCGTCGAGCTGGCCCAGCCGCCCGCCAAGGTGTGGGCCGCGCTGACCACCGCCGAAGGGCTCGGCACCTGGTTCGGCAACCAGGCCACCATCGACCTGCGGCCCGGCGGATCGGCGCAGCTGAAGTGGGACACCGGCGACGCGGCCGACCTGCGGGTGGAGCGCGTCGAGGAACCGTCCGTGTTCGGTTTCACCTGGCACATCTACGGGCTGCCCGAGGGTGACCCGCGTCGCACCTACGTCGAGTTCACCCTCGAACCGGTCGACGCGGGCACGCGGTTGACCGTGGTCGAGAGCGGGTTCGGCCAGCTCTCGGCCGACGACCACGAGAAGGCCTTCGGCGGAAACGTCAAGGGGTGGGCGGCCGAACTGGGCGAGCTGATCGAATACCTCGATGCAGCCTGA
- a CDS encoding helix-turn-helix domain-containing protein translates to MQPEQEAVAEQVFTALADPSRRAILGALAAGGPATATELAGRLPISRQAIAKHLNLLAEAGLVTAEPGERRRVRYRLRSAPMRVAQQFLAALASDWDGRLDALKTRLEQT, encoded by the coding sequence ATGCAGCCTGAGCAAGAGGCGGTCGCCGAACAGGTCTTCACCGCACTGGCCGACCCGAGCCGGCGCGCCATTCTCGGTGCGCTGGCCGCGGGTGGGCCGGCCACCGCGACCGAACTGGCCGGTCGCCTGCCGATCAGCAGGCAGGCCATCGCCAAGCACCTGAACCTGCTGGCCGAGGCCGGTCTGGTGACCGCGGAGCCGGGGGAGCGGCGCCGGGTGCGGTACCGGCTGCGCTCGGCGCCGATGCGGGTGGCCCAGCAGTTCCTGGCCGCGCTGGCCAGCGACTGGGACGGCCGGTTGGACGCGCTGAAGACGCGCCTGGAGCAGACTTGA
- a CDS encoding helix-turn-helix domain-containing protein — protein sequence MEPATELGRRLREIRGWRQLSLRAVAQLSGYSFTYLGQIERGEKPVNSRRVLEALARTLRVSPAELTGKPYAARDPLDDDIRAGVPAVEEALTGWWVGEVPEQPERPWAQLSADVVRLNKVLRPDADFAAQVVLIPQLIRELLTASADPAYRREALVGLIGTYKAAAYLVHDLGFAGLPALAVERMRQAAEELDDPVWTTYAAYQRAQLLSGANRARQYELAVRVAEMSGARAETAGLAHLTAALASATRGQADQARTHLAEAAALADALEPDVSPWMDTNFGRTNVGIWQVTIGLELGLGAGVAELARVVRPGGVSRSRQSAFWMDLGRGLLTERKTREQGLSALLKAEELAPQKVRNNVFAREAVADLLGSARREAGGRELRGLAWRMGVAPTG from the coding sequence ATGGAACCCGCGACGGAACTGGGGCGGCGGCTCCGGGAGATCCGCGGGTGGCGGCAGCTCAGCCTGCGGGCGGTGGCCCAGCTGTCGGGCTACTCCTTCACCTACCTCGGCCAGATCGAGCGCGGTGAGAAGCCGGTGAACAGCAGGCGGGTGCTCGAAGCGCTCGCCCGCACGCTCCGCGTCTCACCCGCCGAGCTGACCGGAAAGCCCTACGCGGCAAGGGATCCGCTGGACGACGACATCCGCGCCGGGGTGCCCGCGGTGGAGGAGGCGCTGACCGGCTGGTGGGTCGGCGAGGTGCCGGAGCAGCCGGAACGGCCGTGGGCGCAGCTCTCGGCGGACGTGGTGCGGCTGAACAAGGTCCTGCGGCCCGACGCCGACTTCGCCGCGCAGGTGGTGCTCATCCCGCAGCTGATCCGCGAGCTGCTGACCGCGTCGGCCGATCCGGCGTACCGCCGCGAGGCGCTGGTCGGGCTGATCGGCACCTACAAGGCCGCCGCCTACCTGGTGCACGACCTCGGCTTCGCCGGGCTGCCCGCGCTGGCCGTGGAGCGGATGCGCCAGGCGGCCGAGGAACTCGACGATCCGGTGTGGACCACCTACGCCGCCTACCAGCGCGCGCAGCTGCTGTCCGGGGCCAACCGCGCGCGGCAGTACGAACTGGCCGTCCGGGTGGCCGAGATGTCCGGCGCCCGCGCCGAAACGGCCGGGCTGGCGCACCTGACCGCCGCACTGGCCTCGGCCACCCGCGGGCAGGCCGACCAGGCGCGGACGCACCTGGCCGAAGCGGCCGCGCTGGCCGACGCGCTGGAGCCGGACGTGAGCCCGTGGATGGACACCAACTTCGGCCGGACCAACGTCGGCATCTGGCAGGTGACCATCGGGCTGGAGCTCGGCCTGGGCGCCGGCGTGGCCGAACTGGCACGCGTAGTGCGACCCGGTGGGGTTTCCCGCTCCCGCCAGTCCGCCTTCTGGATGGATTTGGGCCGCGGCCTGCTCACTGAGCGGAAGACCCGCGAACAAGGGCTTTCCGCCCTGCTGAAGGCGGAGGAACTGGCCCCGCAGAAGGTCAGGAACAACGTTTTCGCTCGTGAGGCCGTCGCGGACCTGCTCGGCAGCGCCCGCCGCGAAGCCGGTGGCCGGGAGCTGCGCGGACTCGCCTGGCGCATGGGTGTTGCCCCAACCGGGTAG
- a CDS encoding GNAT family N-acetyltransferase, protein MDEIITYLEMTAPGELRPAEPVDGLVLDPVGHTSPLIRELHARIGTPHGWSSATRTDAGWAEWLDKEDREYRVVRFGGEAAGATDYVARDGGDVEISTFGLVPEFVGRGLGGYALTLVVREAWAVPGARRVWLHTSTKDHPNAMPNYLRRGFRTFDPNQ, encoded by the coding sequence ATGGACGAGATCATCACCTATCTCGAGATGACCGCGCCCGGCGAACTGCGGCCGGCGGAACCGGTCGACGGGCTGGTGCTGGACCCGGTCGGGCACACGTCGCCGTTGATCAGGGAGCTGCACGCGCGCATCGGCACGCCGCACGGCTGGAGCAGCGCCACCCGGACCGACGCGGGCTGGGCGGAGTGGCTGGACAAGGAGGACCGCGAGTACCGGGTCGTCCGGTTCGGCGGGGAGGCCGCGGGCGCCACCGACTACGTGGCGCGGGACGGCGGGGACGTGGAGATCAGCACCTTCGGCCTGGTCCCGGAGTTCGTCGGCCGCGGGCTGGGCGGGTACGCGCTGACGCTGGTGGTCCGAGAGGCGTGGGCGGTGCCGGGCGCGCGGCGGGTGTGGCTGCACACGTCGACGAAGGACCACCCGAACGCCATGCCGAACTACCTGCGGCGCGGTTTCCGGACGTTCGACCCGAACCAGTAG
- a CDS encoding carbonic anhydrase family protein, which translates to MTRRRLTAVLVPLALVVATLTAGGTVAQSQLPRQSPINVTPGAIKIDPSQPKLNVSYGHSDVELEYVRKDTAESAGCTTRHHEETEEANVTPGAGHVTVAGVRYELEQFHFHTPSEHRFGGHADPLEMHFVHRSAAGRLLVIGVPLRAGHKSTVDTVLAKLAPECGEPEEVHDIDLNSLLPANRSTLRYDGSLTTAPFSEDVQWFLTAELTVSQATIDRFQSLFVDGNARAVQPLNGRTVTGVPQF; encoded by the coding sequence GTGACACGTAGACGCCTCACCGCTGTCCTTGTTCCCCTCGCCCTCGTGGTGGCGACGCTGACCGCGGGCGGTACCGTCGCCCAGTCGCAACTGCCGAGGCAGAGCCCGATCAACGTGACCCCGGGCGCGATCAAGATCGATCCCAGCCAGCCGAAGCTGAATGTCTCGTACGGGCATTCGGACGTCGAACTGGAATACGTCCGGAAGGACACCGCCGAGTCCGCGGGGTGCACGACGCGCCACCACGAGGAGACGGAGGAGGCCAACGTGACGCCCGGCGCCGGGCACGTCACGGTGGCCGGGGTGCGGTACGAACTGGAGCAGTTCCACTTCCACACCCCGTCGGAGCACCGCTTCGGCGGGCACGCCGATCCGCTGGAGATGCACTTCGTCCACCGCAGCGCGGCGGGACGGCTGCTGGTCATCGGCGTGCCGCTGCGGGCCGGGCACAAGTCCACTGTGGACACCGTGCTGGCGAAGCTGGCGCCGGAGTGCGGTGAGCCGGAGGAGGTGCACGACATCGACCTGAACTCGCTGCTTCCGGCGAACCGGAGCACGCTGCGCTACGACGGCTCGCTCACCACGGCGCCGTTCAGCGAGGACGTGCAGTGGTTCCTGACCGCGGAACTGACCGTCAGCCAGGCGACGATCGACCGGTTCCAGAGCCTGTTCGTCGATGGGAACGCGCGTGCCGTGCAACCGCTGAACGGCCGAACGGTCACCGGCGTGCCGCAGTTCTGA
- a CDS encoding MarR family winged helix-turn-helix transcriptional regulator translates to MSDVAEQTLVREWHELFARHAAVFNALECQLQELHGIGINEFEALERLATCDRKCRGADLTDAVHLSQSATSRLVARLEREGLVERAICDADRRGIFITLTDAGRRRYAEAKPTHRAILSRTLHA, encoded by the coding sequence GTGAGCGATGTGGCCGAGCAGACACTGGTGCGGGAGTGGCACGAGCTGTTCGCGCGGCACGCGGCGGTGTTCAACGCGCTCGAATGCCAACTGCAGGAGCTCCACGGCATCGGGATCAACGAGTTCGAGGCACTGGAGCGGCTCGCCACCTGCGACCGCAAGTGCCGCGGCGCGGATCTCACCGACGCGGTGCACCTGAGCCAGAGCGCCACCTCGCGCTTGGTCGCCCGCCTGGAACGCGAGGGCCTCGTCGAACGCGCCATCTGCGACGCCGACCGGCGCGGCATCTTCATCACCCTGACCGACGCCGGGCGCCGGCGCTACGCGGAAGCCAAGCCCACGCACCGCGCGATCCTTTCCCGCACCCTGCACGCCTGA
- a CDS encoding MFS transporter has protein sequence MSLSTSSTRWDARLWGVLLTVSTVVGLDALDVSMVGVALPSIQAELGLSTSALQWVVSGYVLGYGGLLLLGGRTADLLGRRRVFLVAVAVFAVASLFGGLVDSGPLLIASRFVKGLAAAFTAPAALSIITTTFHEGPARNKAISIFAVFGASGYSAGLVFSGLLTEVGWRWTFLLPVPIALAALVAAIKLIPQYRPETGRGYDFPGAITGAAGSLLLVFAVVEAPEIGWASPRTLISFALAIALLVAFVFIEKRSKHPLLRLGILRSGPLARANLGGALFFGAYIGFQFVVMLYLQSVLGWSALQTALGFLPAALIVAFGSPKIEPLIDRVGTPRTILAGVAAHVVGYALFLGIDKDSSYAGAVLPSMILLGIGFTLAFSSLNIQATAGISDDEQGLAGGLLNTSVQVGGAIGLAVVTAVLTANGGEGVHVLDGLTPALAVVTGIAVLGLLVAVSGVVKRSRAAEPELALAASK, from the coding sequence ATGAGCTTGTCCACGTCTTCAACCCGGTGGGACGCACGCCTGTGGGGCGTGCTCCTGACCGTCTCCACCGTCGTCGGCCTCGATGCGCTCGACGTGTCGATGGTCGGCGTCGCCCTGCCGTCCATCCAGGCCGAACTCGGCCTCTCCACCAGCGCCCTGCAATGGGTCGTCAGCGGCTACGTCCTCGGTTACGGCGGCCTGCTCCTGCTCGGCGGCCGCACCGCCGACCTGCTCGGCCGCCGCCGCGTCTTCCTGGTCGCGGTCGCCGTGTTCGCCGTCGCCTCGCTGTTCGGCGGGCTCGTCGACAGCGGCCCGCTGCTCATCGCGAGCCGGTTCGTCAAGGGCCTCGCGGCCGCGTTCACCGCCCCGGCCGCGCTCTCCATCATCACCACGACCTTCCACGAGGGCCCCGCCCGCAACAAGGCGATCAGCATCTTCGCCGTGTTCGGCGCGAGCGGGTACTCCGCCGGACTCGTCTTCTCCGGCCTGCTCACCGAGGTCGGCTGGCGCTGGACCTTCCTGCTGCCGGTGCCGATCGCGCTCGCCGCGCTGGTCGCCGCGATCAAGCTGATCCCGCAGTACCGCCCGGAAACCGGCCGCGGTTACGACTTCCCCGGTGCGATTACCGGCGCGGCCGGTTCGCTGCTGCTGGTCTTCGCCGTGGTCGAGGCACCCGAGATCGGCTGGGCGTCGCCGCGCACGCTGATCTCGTTCGCGCTCGCCATCGCCCTGCTGGTCGCCTTCGTGTTCATCGAGAAGCGCTCGAAGCACCCGCTGCTGCGCCTCGGCATCCTGCGCTCCGGCCCGCTGGCCCGCGCGAACCTCGGGGGAGCGCTGTTCTTCGGCGCCTACATCGGGTTCCAGTTCGTGGTGATGCTGTACCTGCAGTCGGTGCTGGGCTGGTCCGCGCTGCAGACCGCGCTCGGCTTCCTGCCCGCGGCGCTGATCGTCGCCTTCGGTTCGCCGAAGATCGAGCCGCTGATCGACCGGGTCGGCACCCCGCGCACGATCCTCGCCGGGGTCGCCGCGCACGTCGTCGGTTACGCGTTGTTCCTGGGGATCGACAAGGACTCGAGCTACGCCGGGGCGGTGCTGCCCAGCATGATCCTGCTCGGCATCGGCTTCACGCTCGCCTTCTCCTCGCTGAACATCCAGGCCACCGCGGGCATCAGCGACGACGAGCAGGGCCTGGCAGGCGGCCTGCTCAACACCTCGGTCCAGGTGGGTGGCGCGATCGGGCTGGCCGTGGTGACCGCGGTCCTCACCGCGAACGGCGGCGAGGGCGTCCACGTGCTCGACGGGCTCACGCCCGCGCTGGCCGTGGTCACCGGGATCGCCGTGCTCGGCCTGCTGGTCGCGGTTTCCGGGGTGGTCAAGCGCTCGCGCGCGGCCGAGCCG